One window of Apium graveolens cultivar Ventura unplaced genomic scaffold, ASM990537v1 ctg971, whole genome shotgun sequence genomic DNA carries:
- the LOC141705764 gene encoding uncharacterized protein LOC141705764 — protein sequence MEFNQRSCSSSGTTDNKSSKILLKFKIPKNSSSGVDEQSGGSSSSAENVNINTTKRVCHVCDKEFESGQALGGHMRIHNQPVNKQPRVFKNYSTSDSDNSMSDYTVSCSSCGKQFLSLKSLFAHMRSHPESDWSSFRPSSGNYSSALSEDDDNDEDDYNDDGDNKVVDCTQLVPKWPVKARRKRQGIKRRVSPVYNEDEDEDDEEEMKLRDCVNGLLLLNHVMDSSDTSDLSTAVAAQQINGGDDQHQEEGTDGGSLLVDNIEQEIKLDDMIRYLGNGFNEQAKKVDDYDSVPVMKKSVTEEGGSSDHVTKDCNIGFVGQEGNANANGVDHVVENHHVGVVSDGMNTELVLGLVGGHSQFDGINGKDNHGEKMVMGNSKINKDKKIRVKTGLKPPGVGSSVGVAGASTAADKYKCTTCDKTFSSHQALGGHRSSHNKFKVTIINGDSSAKESFSAFAPPGQMFDHHQQQQQFNTSHDQVNRVPMSDEECATKRNSIDEVVGSSKANEHISSTVHQCSVCNKIFASGQALGGHKRCHWTAPPAGAQTAEQAQPQLEAQMAVRSSGEEASTEAGVKRIRLMGFDLNVPASMVDQDGASW from the coding sequence ATGGAGTTCAATCAACGCTCTTGTTCATCTTCAGGCACTACTGATAACAAAAGCAGTAAGATTCTTTTGAAATTCAAGATTCCCAAGAACTCTTCTTCAGGTGTTGATGAACAATCTGGTGGGTCCTCTTCATCAGCTGAGAACGTGAACATCAACACCACCAAGAGGGTTTGTCATGTATGTGATAAAGAGTTCGAGAGTGGTCAAGCTTTGGGTGGTCACATGAGGATTCACAACCAGCCTGTTAACAAACAACCCCGAGTTTTCAAGAATTATTCGACATCTGATTCGGATAATTCAATGTCTGATTATACTGTTTCTTGTAGTTCTTGTGGAAAGCAATTCTTGTCTTTGAAGTCTTTGTTTGCACATATGAGGTCTCATCCTGAAAGTGATTGGAGCAGTTTTAGGCCTTCCTCTGGGAATTATTCTTCGGCTTTATCCgaagatgatgataatgatgaggatGATTATAATGATGATGGAGATAATAAGGTGGTTGATTGTACACAGCTGGTGCCTAAGTGGCCTGTAAAGGCCAGGAGGAAACGTCAAGGAATTAAGAGGAGAGTGTCTCCTGTATATAATgaggatgaggatgaggatgatGAGGAGGAGATGAAGTTACGTGATTGTGTTAATGGTTTGTTGTTGTTGAACCACGTGATGGATTCTTCGGATACTTCGGATTTAAGTACTGCTGTTGCTGCACAGCAGATTAATGGAGGTGATGATCAACATCAGGAGGAGGGTACTGATGGTGGTTCCTTGCTAGTTGACAACATTGAACAGGAGATTAAATTGGATGATATGATCAGATATTTGGGCAATGGTTTTAATGAGCAGGCTAAGAAGGTTGATGATTATGATTCTGTTCCTGTTATGAAAAAGAGTGTAACTGAGGAAGGTGGGTCCAGTGATCATGTCACGAAGGATTGTAATATTGGTTTTGTTGGACAGGAGGGTAATGCTAATGCTAATGGTGTTGATCATGTAGTGGAGAATCATCATGTTGGGGTTGTTTCTGATGGTATGAACACTGAATTAGTTCTCGGTTTGGTTGGTGGTCATAGCCAGTTTGATGGGATTAATGGTAAGGATAATCATGGGGAGAAGATGGTAATGGGAAATAGTAAGATTAACAAGGATAAGAAGATAAGGGTGAAGACGGGATTGAAGCCACCAGGTGTAGGTAGTTCAGTTGGGGTGGCCGGGGCTTCGACAGCTGCTGATAAATACAAGTGCACCACTTGTGACAAGACTTTCTCTAGTCACCAAGCTTTGGGTGGTCATAGGTCCAGCCATAACAAGTTTAAGGTCACAATTATTAATGGTGATAGTTCTGCTAAAGAGTCTTTTAGTGCTTTTGCACCACCTGGTCAGATGTTTGATCACCACCAACAGCAGCAGCAGTTCAATACAAGTCATGATCAAGTGAACAGGGTACCAATGAGTGATGAAGAGTGTGCTACTAAAAGAAACAGCATTGATGAGGTTGTTGGGAGCTCAAAGGCTAATGAGCATATCAGTAGCACTGTACACCAGTGCAGTGTTTGCAACAAGATATTTGCATCTGGTCAGGCACTTGGGGGTCACAAGAGGTGCCATTGGACTGCTCCACCTGCTGGTGCCCAAACTGCAGAACAAGCTCAACCTCAACTTGAAGCACAAATGGCAGTGAGATCATCAGGTGAAGAAGCCAGCACTGAGGCGGGTGTGAAACGAATTCGACTTATGGGGTTTGACCTCAATGTGCCAGCTTCCATGGTGGATCAAGATGGAGCTAGCTGGTAG